One window of the Syngnathus typhle isolate RoL2023-S1 ecotype Sweden linkage group LG21, RoL_Styp_1.0, whole genome shotgun sequence genome contains the following:
- the wu:fc23c09 gene encoding wu:fc23c09 isoform X1 has protein sequence MPANEMEILTLVLLLFIAPLHLSIPQPRQVLNIDMVQLTKTKEESKDAKRDALKEEQEGMLVAGIVPHEAIQNKSNSDIPTPQSNPEAPILSSTVTPKNHKSISLMEDILTEVLQTPRHYSEQISPDVEIQPVRNTLDTRTTNAIIEKGEYDQNKVTKPSVELHKIKKTIQNRKKGNGRKKNVRKQTKEMKTKKMEHFPYFLDNYCPPDCACYGGVVQCSDKLVDKIPYGIPYSSRYVLLMNNHINSIQLDLLRGYTSMEFLVLSKNHLTDGSVEGAFEGIPALKRLYLDQNLLASIPTDLPASLEELRLDNNRVRVMSESCWTRCPGLLVLSLSNNSLGNESGSLPDAVFSPLHYLRTLNLDHNQLTTVPHGLPLSIKELYLRGNLIEHFSSKAFNGKSQLVILDLSANRLSNKGLPTDALVKATHLESLNLEGNRLKKVPRHLPSSIKTLNLEGNVISAIRRVAFNSLKNLEHLGLARNKISKVVPGAFLSLPALHQLDLCHNVLRQVPRQLPRGLHLVVLTHNKIHSVPRDAFCWGQASTGLSELVQVQLENNLMDMGKLDSKAFRCLRGFQVVHFY, from the exons ATGCCAGCCAATGAAATGGAAATTCTCACACTCGTGTTGCTACTCTTCATAGCGCCTTTACATTTGTCCATCCCACAACCAa GACAAGTTTTGAACATTGACATGGTACAGTTAACGAAGACAAAAGAGGAGAGCAAAGATGCCAAGAGAGACGCACTGAAAGAAGAGCAGGAGGGCATGCTTGTGGCAGGGATCGTCCCTCACGAGGCgattcaaaacaaatcaaatagtGATATTCCGACTCCTCAATCCAATCCCGAAGCTCCCATTCTCTCCTCAACAGTGACTCCCAAAAACCACAAGTCCATCTCACTGATGGAAGACATCCTCACAGAGGTGCTACAAACTCCAAGACATTATTCTGAACAGATTAGTCCAGATGTTGAAATCCAACCTGTGAGGAACACTCTAGACACAAGAACAACAAACGCCATCATTGAAAAAGGAGAGTACGACCAAAATAAAGTGACCAAACCTTCAGTCGAACTACACAAGATCAAAAAGACTATTCAAAATCGCAAAaagggaaatggaaggaaaaagaATGTTAGAAAGCAAACCAAAGAAATGAAGACTAAAAAGATGGAGCATTTTCCTTACTTCCTGGATAACTACTGTCCTCCTGATTGTGCCTGCTATGGAGG GGTGGTCCAGTGTTCAGACAAATTGGTGGACAAGATCCCGTACGGCATCCCCTACAGCTCCCGTTACGTCCTCCTGATGAACAACCACATCAACAGCATTCAGCTGGATCTCCTCCGGGGATACACCTCCATGGAGTTCCTAGTCCTGAGTAAAAATCACCTTACAGATGGCTCCGTGGAAGGGGCGTTTGAGGGCATCCCAGCGTTGAAGCGTCTATACCTGGATCAGAACCTGCTGGCGAGCATACCGACGGACCTTCCGGCTTCCCTCGAGGAGCTTCGACTGGACAACAACCGTGTGAGGGTGATGTCGGAGTCATGTTGGACTCGTTGTCCTGGCCTTTTGGTGTTAAGCCTCAGCAACAACAGTCTGGGGAACGAATCGGGATCTCTTCCGGATGCCGTGTTTTCTCCTCTGCACTACTTGAGGACTTTGAACCTAGACCACAACCAACTGACGACCGTTCCCCATGGGTTGCCTCTGTCCATCAAGGAGCTGTACCTCAGAGGGAATCTCATCGAACATTTCAGCAGCAAAGCATTTAACGGGAAATCCCAGCTGGTGATTTTGGACCTGAGTGCCAACCGACTGAGCAACAAGGGCCTACCCACAGATGCTCTGGTCAAAGCCACCCACCTGGAGAGCTTGAACCTGGAGGGCAATCGACTCAAAAAAGTTCCCCGGCACCTTCCCTCGTCGATCAAAACTTTAAACCTTGAGGGCAACGTCATCTCCGCGATTAGAAGAGTTGCTTTCAACTCCTTGAAAAACCTAGAACACCTAGGACTAGCCCGAAATAAGATCTCTAAAGTAGTCCCGGGTGCATTCTTGAGTTTGCCTGCCCTGCACCAGTTGGACCTTTGCCACAACGTCTTGCGCCAGGTACCCAGACAACTACCACGTGGCCTCCACTTGGTGGTGCTAACTCACAACAAGATCCATTCGGTGCCCCGGGACGCCTTTTGTTGGGGTCAAGCGAGCACCGGTCTCAGCGAACTGGTCCAAGTGCAGTTAGAGAACAACTTAATGGACATGGGAAAGCTAGACTCTAAGGCTTTCAGATGCTTGAGGGGATTCCAGGTGGTGCATTTCTATTGA
- the wu:fc23c09 gene encoding wu:fc23c09 isoform X2, protein MEILTLVLLLFIAPLHLSIPQPRQVLNIDMVQLTKTKEESKDAKRDALKEEQEGMLVAGIVPHEAIQNKSNSDIPTPQSNPEAPILSSTVTPKNHKSISLMEDILTEVLQTPRHYSEQISPDVEIQPVRNTLDTRTTNAIIEKGEYDQNKVTKPSVELHKIKKTIQNRKKGNGRKKNVRKQTKEMKTKKMEHFPYFLDNYCPPDCACYGGVVQCSDKLVDKIPYGIPYSSRYVLLMNNHINSIQLDLLRGYTSMEFLVLSKNHLTDGSVEGAFEGIPALKRLYLDQNLLASIPTDLPASLEELRLDNNRVRVMSESCWTRCPGLLVLSLSNNSLGNESGSLPDAVFSPLHYLRTLNLDHNQLTTVPHGLPLSIKELYLRGNLIEHFSSKAFNGKSQLVILDLSANRLSNKGLPTDALVKATHLESLNLEGNRLKKVPRHLPSSIKTLNLEGNVISAIRRVAFNSLKNLEHLGLARNKISKVVPGAFLSLPALHQLDLCHNVLRQVPRQLPRGLHLVVLTHNKIHSVPRDAFCWGQASTGLSELVQVQLENNLMDMGKLDSKAFRCLRGFQVVHFY, encoded by the exons ATGGAAATTCTCACACTCGTGTTGCTACTCTTCATAGCGCCTTTACATTTGTCCATCCCACAACCAa GACAAGTTTTGAACATTGACATGGTACAGTTAACGAAGACAAAAGAGGAGAGCAAAGATGCCAAGAGAGACGCACTGAAAGAAGAGCAGGAGGGCATGCTTGTGGCAGGGATCGTCCCTCACGAGGCgattcaaaacaaatcaaatagtGATATTCCGACTCCTCAATCCAATCCCGAAGCTCCCATTCTCTCCTCAACAGTGACTCCCAAAAACCACAAGTCCATCTCACTGATGGAAGACATCCTCACAGAGGTGCTACAAACTCCAAGACATTATTCTGAACAGATTAGTCCAGATGTTGAAATCCAACCTGTGAGGAACACTCTAGACACAAGAACAACAAACGCCATCATTGAAAAAGGAGAGTACGACCAAAATAAAGTGACCAAACCTTCAGTCGAACTACACAAGATCAAAAAGACTATTCAAAATCGCAAAaagggaaatggaaggaaaaagaATGTTAGAAAGCAAACCAAAGAAATGAAGACTAAAAAGATGGAGCATTTTCCTTACTTCCTGGATAACTACTGTCCTCCTGATTGTGCCTGCTATGGAGG GGTGGTCCAGTGTTCAGACAAATTGGTGGACAAGATCCCGTACGGCATCCCCTACAGCTCCCGTTACGTCCTCCTGATGAACAACCACATCAACAGCATTCAGCTGGATCTCCTCCGGGGATACACCTCCATGGAGTTCCTAGTCCTGAGTAAAAATCACCTTACAGATGGCTCCGTGGAAGGGGCGTTTGAGGGCATCCCAGCGTTGAAGCGTCTATACCTGGATCAGAACCTGCTGGCGAGCATACCGACGGACCTTCCGGCTTCCCTCGAGGAGCTTCGACTGGACAACAACCGTGTGAGGGTGATGTCGGAGTCATGTTGGACTCGTTGTCCTGGCCTTTTGGTGTTAAGCCTCAGCAACAACAGTCTGGGGAACGAATCGGGATCTCTTCCGGATGCCGTGTTTTCTCCTCTGCACTACTTGAGGACTTTGAACCTAGACCACAACCAACTGACGACCGTTCCCCATGGGTTGCCTCTGTCCATCAAGGAGCTGTACCTCAGAGGGAATCTCATCGAACATTTCAGCAGCAAAGCATTTAACGGGAAATCCCAGCTGGTGATTTTGGACCTGAGTGCCAACCGACTGAGCAACAAGGGCCTACCCACAGATGCTCTGGTCAAAGCCACCCACCTGGAGAGCTTGAACCTGGAGGGCAATCGACTCAAAAAAGTTCCCCGGCACCTTCCCTCGTCGATCAAAACTTTAAACCTTGAGGGCAACGTCATCTCCGCGATTAGAAGAGTTGCTTTCAACTCCTTGAAAAACCTAGAACACCTAGGACTAGCCCGAAATAAGATCTCTAAAGTAGTCCCGGGTGCATTCTTGAGTTTGCCTGCCCTGCACCAGTTGGACCTTTGCCACAACGTCTTGCGCCAGGTACCCAGACAACTACCACGTGGCCTCCACTTGGTGGTGCTAACTCACAACAAGATCCATTCGGTGCCCCGGGACGCCTTTTGTTGGGGTCAAGCGAGCACCGGTCTCAGCGAACTGGTCCAAGTGCAGTTAGAGAACAACTTAATGGACATGGGAAAGCTAGACTCTAAGGCTTTCAGATGCTTGAGGGGATTCCAGGTGGTGCATTTCTATTGA